In a genomic window of Gigantopelta aegis isolate Gae_Host chromosome 9, Gae_host_genome, whole genome shotgun sequence:
- the LOC121380767 gene encoding uncharacterized protein LOC121380767: MVSEDDLIAAYATPPEDQETAKSQTSTPAENQEVETATPPEDQETADTDVPDAQLRTIQHNIQVQRKRAEECQLAQAERMVKRSRLEHVPGNPGDNVTIPIPFVDRGKGDPRNIMGVIVDRDENDLYRVPVRAGILKGRYCRNQFDLCTHQLNSIEDMSRDGEVGLRQAVQSESRCGGQGYAKCNCAASGKQCRTNRCKCFKSGVKCNSRCHSSITCANKN; encoded by the coding sequence ATGGTCTCTGAAGATGACCTTATTGCAGCATATGCCACCCCGCCAGAAGACCAGGAGACAGCAAAGTCGCAAACTTCCACCCCAGCAGAAAATCAAGAGGTTGAAACCGCCACCCCGCCAGAAGACCAGGAGACAGCAGACACAGATGTTCCTGATGCACAGCTAAGAACTATTCAACATAACATCCAAGTCCAGCGGAAAAGAGCAGAAGAATGTCAGCTTGCACAAGCTGAACGCATGGTCAAGCGCAGTCGTTTGGAGCATGTCCCTGGTAACCCCGGTGATAATGTAACCATTCCTATTCCTTTTGTTGATCGTGGGAAAGGTGACCCTCGCAATATCATGGGTGTCATTGTGGACAGAGATGAAAATGACCTGTATCGAGTACCTGTTCGGGCAGGGATCCTTAAGGGACGCTATTGCAGAAACCAATTCGATTTGTGCACCCACCAGTTAAATAGCATTGAGGACATGTCTAGAGACGGTGAGGTTGGCCTACGTCAGGCAGTGCAGAGTGAGTCCAGGTGCGGTGGTCAGGGCTATGCCAAATGCAACTGTGCAGCCAGTGGCAAACAATGTCGGACAAACCGATGTAAATGTTTCAAGTCAGGTGTGAAGTGCAACAGCAGGTGCCACTCCAGTATTACATGTGCCAACAAGAACTGA